TAAAATGGCCATTTTATTAAAAACTACTAGGGTAGAAATCGAGCCAGCTGCTAATCAAGTCAAGTCAATTGAGTactaaaaaaaaagtcaattcaCTACTAAAATGGAGCCCACTCAAGGCCATATGCACCCAAGTCGAAGGATCCGATCCGGTTGCCTGTAGTAAAATTGCAAACAGGAAGAACGGGAAAATCACACGCCCGTCGGCGAGATTTTCACCTCTACAGTCCGTTAGTAGGTGGGGAGAAAGTTTTTCTTCGTACCGTGCTGAATATGGAGACCGACTCCAGAAAGCTTCCATTTATCCTTACAATTATTGCTGTTTTGGCCCTCTTGTACAGTGATGCCGTGAGAGCATGGACTGGTGAAATCCATGGCAGAGTGGTGTGTGATGTATGTGGGGATTCTTCTGTCGGCCCTGAAGACCATGTTTTAGCAGGTTTACGctgaaaattttgtcaattccTCTTTTTATTATTCAAGCATAAAttcttactcttttttttttaaaaaaaatgttcttTCTTGGCTAGCTCGTATGAGTTCAATATTTTGAGAATCGCATAGTAAAATTTAGCTTTTAGCTGGTACCGTACttgaattgaaatttgattCTAGCGCTGATTGGCTATTCGGGATGCCCGAAGAGTGATTTTTTGTGCTGATAGTATGAACCTCTTTTTTGGCGTAAAGGCTGGGTTTTTGGCATCAAGTTCTCATTTTTATTATGCTTAGTGAAGTTATTTGAACATAATTTGCTAACACCGAATCGATCGTTTTTGCTTGGTCTTATTGAGTATACGGGATTGGATAATTGGTGGTAGATCcgactaaaataaaaatagaaataatcAAGTGTCTCGAAATTAAAAGGGAATGTGATGGTCATTTACAAAATTGGGTTGCCGAATTTGAGGGATGAGGGGTTAGAGCTTGGAAATTCACCTAAGAGAAAAGCTGGGATGCCCTGCGAATTCCAACTGTCTGTTAGGTTTACTTGCCTCGATTGCATAGAAGTATTACGTACTTGCTCCTCTATTGACATTGAAGATTAGGAAAGGCAAACTCGATGCCACTAGTCCACACCTTCTTATGTGGAATCCACACCTTCTTATGTGGAATCCACACCTTTGATGGTAATTTGTTCTAAATTCTGATTGCCTTGTCTGTGAGCCATGCTTTCTTGTGAGGCCCTTCATATGCTTCTGTTAGATATTTCCTAGTTGCATTGTCATTATTCAGTTACAAATGACAGGATCAGAAGAATCATGGTTTACTACACTAGTAGCTATAAGATGGTCACAGCATAAACAATCACATCTTCAGCTGATCATATCTCTTGTCAAATTTATTTACATCTGTTCTTTGACGAGTGTCATTTTGGTCTGTGTATGAAAATGAAATATTTGTTTCATTTTGTGTCGATGCATATGATTTCTAGTGAGATGGCTTCTATATGTGTAGGAATTTTATATTAGGTTCTCATTGATTGTTCCATGTTAAGGACTTACGTGCCCCCTATTTCCTAGCTAAACCTCCAAACAATTACaaaggaaattaaaaaaaaggcaACAGACAGTATTTctactattattttatttatagtAACTTACAGCCTTTGTCCTGAAACTTAAGGTGGTTGAATCAGAAGTTGTTATTTGTGTTGTTCTTGCTGAAGAAGCGAATTTaaattgtgaaattgtttgtccTACTGAGACTACTACACGTATGAGGCTGATATTAACCTGACAAGGAAACAACCAAGTTAAAGGTCAACATGAAAGGCAAAGTTCTCTACATGAGGAGGAGCCTCCCATGCATAAAGTTGATAACAGAGAGGTCATTCCTCTTGTGATTATCACTGTTTCATGAGGTTTACTCTTATGACTTCTGGTAAACCTGTTAGGTGAAATTGAGGGTCCTATGTGGGGGAATTGCGTACAGAAATAACCTTTTGCCCTGGCTGTCCTATATTTAAAAGCAAATATCTCGCGGCCAACCTGAGTTTTCTGTTGCTTACAATTTGATGAACTGTGATGTTCCTTTTGGTAGAAGAACAAACTGTGGAGTTGTGTTTCTTATAAGTTTGATAGTCAAGTAGCAGTAGATTATTCAACAGCTTCTCTTGGCTAAAGTCTGTTTCTAATGCAAAAACTGAGCCCTAAAGGTTTTTACATATGAAGAAGCCATTACTTGGTTTTCTTGGAGCAGGTGCTGAGGTAGCTGTTCTTTGCATAACAAAGTCTGGTGAAGTTCTGAATTACCAGGCGTTCACAAATTCTAATGGCGTATACACAGTGGCAGAGACAATGCCGGAGGCTGATCGCTGGGATGCTTGCCTAGCAAGGCCTATCAGCAGCTTCCATGAGCACTGCACACAATCAGGAGATGGCAATGCTGGTTTCAAGTTCAGCTACAATCATCCATCTGGCTATTCCCACACTGTCAG
Above is a genomic segment from Coffea eugenioides isolate CCC68of chromosome 5, Ceug_1.0, whole genome shotgun sequence containing:
- the LOC113770771 gene encoding uncharacterized protein LOC113770771 — protein: METDSRKLPFILTIIAVLALLYSDAVRAWTGEIHGRVVCDVCGDSSVGPEDHVLAGAEVAVLCITKSGEVLNYQAFTNSNGVYTVAETMPEADRWDACLARPISSFHEHCTQSGDGNAGFKFSYNHPSGYSHTVRPFVYRPTNLPTYCI